From Mucilaginibacter rubeus, a single genomic window includes:
- a CDS encoding glycosyltransferase family 2 protein, whose amino-acid sequence MKIILAISLFIVFYTFVGYGIFLYIIIRIKRVFKGTKALPAENSDTLPSCTLIIAAYNEEYFIEEKIKNSLQLNYPEGKLKLLFVTDGSSDKTPDIIAGYPQIQLLHKPERAGKIAAVHRAMEYVDTDAVVFTDANTFLNKDALIKICRHYSDATVGAVAGEKRVHIDENADASAAGEGFYWKYESALKKWDSELYSVVGAAGELFSVRRSLYQPVEPDTVLDDFMISMLIAAKGYRIVYEPEAYATETASENVSEELKRKVRIAAGGIQSILRLKKLFNPFPYPVLSFQYVSHRVLRWTITPFLLILSFILTVVLALKPNETDMQLLLLAQVLFYILALLGLLMEKRQLRIKVLFIPYYFCVMNYAVLAGIIRYFSTKQSAVWEKVQRKQ is encoded by the coding sequence ATGAAAATAATTTTAGCCATAAGCCTGTTCATTGTTTTTTACACTTTTGTTGGATACGGAATTTTCCTGTACATCATTATCAGGATCAAAAGAGTTTTTAAGGGAACCAAAGCACTCCCCGCAGAAAATTCCGATACACTTCCTTCGTGCACCCTGATTATAGCGGCCTACAATGAGGAATATTTTATTGAGGAGAAGATCAAAAACAGCCTACAGTTAAATTATCCGGAAGGAAAACTGAAACTACTTTTTGTTACCGACGGCTCATCAGACAAAACACCTGATATTATTGCCGGGTACCCCCAGATACAATTATTGCACAAGCCCGAACGCGCGGGAAAAATTGCTGCCGTACACCGCGCTATGGAATATGTTGATACCGACGCCGTAGTATTTACCGATGCCAATACTTTTTTAAATAAAGATGCATTGATCAAGATCTGCAGGCATTACAGCGACGCAACAGTTGGAGCCGTTGCCGGTGAAAAACGTGTACACATTGACGAAAACGCAGATGCCAGCGCAGCCGGTGAAGGCTTTTACTGGAAGTACGAATCGGCATTGAAGAAATGGGACTCAGAGCTATATTCGGTTGTGGGTGCTGCCGGTGAACTGTTTAGTGTACGCCGCTCATTATACCAACCCGTTGAGCCGGATACTGTGCTTGATGATTTTATGATATCGATGCTGATAGCTGCCAAGGGCTACCGCATTGTTTATGAACCTGAGGCATATGCAACAGAAACCGCATCCGAAAATGTTTCGGAAGAGTTAAAACGGAAAGTGAGAATAGCAGCGGGCGGAATTCAATCTATACTACGACTTAAAAAACTATTTAACCCGTTCCCCTACCCGGTTTTATCGTTCCAGTATGTTAGTCACCGGGTTTTGAGGTGGACAATCACTCCCTTCCTGCTCATCCTGTCATTTATTTTAACCGTTGTATTAGCGCTTAAACCAAACGAAACCGATATGCAATTGTTACTATTGGCACAGGTATTGTTTTATATATTGGCCTTGCTGGGGCTGCTTATGGAAAAGCGGCAACTGCGCATTAAAGTTCTTTTTATTCCCTATTACTTCTGCGTTATGAATTATGCAGTACTGGCAGGCATCATTCGCTATTTCAGTACGAAACAAAGCGCGGTTTGGGAAAAAGTACAACGGAAGCAGTAA